One window of Paenibacillus albicereus genomic DNA carries:
- a CDS encoding choloylglycine hydrolase family protein: MCTAVTMTTSDRHSFLARNFDFSELPVDYKVYFLPRRYRWFNRAEDRYISSRYAVLGMGASPGEQQIGLFDGMNEHGLMGVVHYFDGFARYEEQPDVKKFNIAPFDYLLHVLSQFRLTDQIVEHLEKTRLVAIEFDILKRIPPLHWIFTDRNNRTIVIESTSEGVSVYRNKVGAFANSPDFRWHLVNLNLYVNLTPVNKAENVYWGDYQINRSPELSSGNYGIPGDYSSPSRFVRAAFLRNHIEPAATETEGLLNTLKILEYCAVQRGGEIEDGDPTFTLYTSSMCSQSGMYYFNTYEDSQVHAVNLFHNLDQDKVITYPVSREQSIKYRN, encoded by the coding sequence ATGTGCACCGCCGTCACGATGACCACCTCGGATCGCCATTCGTTCTTAGCCCGCAATTTCGATTTCAGCGAGCTCCCGGTCGACTACAAGGTGTATTTTCTTCCGCGCAGGTATAGATGGTTCAATCGGGCGGAGGACCGGTACATATCCAGCCGCTATGCCGTTTTAGGCATGGGAGCTTCGCCAGGCGAGCAGCAGATCGGATTGTTCGACGGCATGAACGAGCATGGACTGATGGGCGTGGTGCATTACTTCGATGGCTTCGCCCGGTACGAAGAGCAGCCGGACGTGAAGAAATTCAATATCGCTCCTTTTGACTACCTGCTTCATGTCCTGTCCCAGTTCAGGCTGACCGACCAGATTGTCGAGCACCTGGAGAAGACCCGCCTTGTCGCGATCGAATTCGATATTTTGAAGAGGATCCCGCCGCTGCACTGGATTTTCACCGACCGCAACAATCGGACCATCGTCATCGAGAGCACGAGCGAAGGCGTGAGCGTATATCGGAACAAGGTCGGCGCCTTCGCCAACAGCCCGGACTTCCGCTGGCATCTCGTGAACTTGAATCTGTACGTCAACCTCACCCCCGTCAACAAAGCCGAGAACGTCTATTGGGGTGACTACCAGATCAATCGTTCGCCGGAACTGTCCAGCGGCAATTACGGCATTCCGGGAGACTACTCCTCCCCCTCCCGTTTCGTGCGGGCCGCCTTTCTCCGCAATCATATCGAGCCGGCCGCGACGGAAACGGAAGGATTGCTGAACACCTTGAAAATCCTTGAGTATTGCGCGGTCCAGCGAGGAGGGGAAATCGAGGACGGAGACCCGACCTTCACCCTTTATACAAGCTCGATGTGCAGCCAATCCGGCATGTACTACTTCAACACCTACGAGGACAGCCAGGTCCACGCCGTCAATCTGTTCCACAACCTCGACCAAGACAAAGTCATCACCTATCCCGTGTCCCGTGAGCAGTCGATCAAGTATCGGAATTGA
- a CDS encoding IclR family transcriptional regulator produces MEPSRTGKAEDGKSNVRAVERALDILLCFTTESDLPMTEIAERVGLHKSTVHRMLATLEDKGFLERDRSSERYRLGMRIWELSAHRSRSGDPAVICLPEMERLRDTLGETVSLYVRDGSERIRIQAVQSNQAIRRVAPVGVRLPLYVGASSKVLIAFAEPGLAAQMMASEALPQGFDPQSFREQLEEIRRLGYATSMEEREPGAAALSAPVFDRSGRLAAALSVSGPAARFTPSIIREQSALVVQSATRMGAMLPG; encoded by the coding sequence ATGGAACCGTCCCGCACCGGCAAGGCCGAGGATGGAAAATCGAATGTAAGGGCCGTGGAGAGGGCGCTGGATATCCTGCTCTGCTTTACGACGGAGAGCGATCTGCCTATGACCGAGATCGCCGAGCGGGTCGGGCTGCACAAGAGCACCGTGCATCGGATGCTCGCCACGCTGGAGGACAAGGGCTTCCTCGAGCGCGACCGCAGCTCCGAGCGCTACCGGCTGGGCATGCGCATCTGGGAGCTGTCGGCGCATCGGTCGCGCTCCGGCGACCCGGCGGTCATCTGCTTGCCGGAGATGGAGCGCCTGCGCGACACGCTCGGGGAGACGGTGAGCCTGTACGTACGGGACGGCAGCGAGCGGATCCGCATCCAGGCGGTGCAGAGCAATCAGGCGATCCGGCGCGTGGCGCCCGTCGGCGTACGGCTGCCGCTGTACGTCGGGGCGTCGAGCAAGGTGCTCATCGCGTTCGCGGAGCCGGGGCTGGCCGCCCAGATGATGGCTTCGGAGGCTCTGCCTCAAGGCTTTGATCCGCAGTCGTTCCGCGAGCAGCTGGAGGAGATCCGGAGGCTCGGCTACGCGACGAGCATGGAGGAGCGCGAGCCGGGAGCGGCGGCGCTGTCGGCGCCGGTCTTCGACCGCAGCGGCCGGCTGGCGGCGGCGCTGTCCGTATCGGGACCGGCCGCGCGCTTCACGCCCTCCATCATCCGCGAGCAGTCGGCGCTCGTCGTCCAGTCCGCGACGCGCATGGGCGCGATGCTGCCGGGCTGA